From Paenibacillus graminis, a single genomic window includes:
- a CDS encoding stage II sporulation protein M: MLSFPAFARDLSTIRKALLLALLLFVAGGVMGWIGTGSLQTLLSGQLEGLSKISGSLKESAHPQWSFFQFIFMNNSIKGVLIIFLGAIFGILPALFLLINGGVIGYLIHISAIQGMNLFDLIVKGLLPHGIIEIPAIIIACAFGLQFGWNVISDLFSSAAAREKRSGAWPAFMRQTIRASIWIVILLFVAAIIESTITFSLLS, translated from the coding sequence ATGCTGTCTTTCCCCGCTTTCGCCAGAGATTTATCTACCATCCGCAAAGCCTTACTGCTCGCACTTTTATTATTTGTGGCGGGAGGAGTGATGGGCTGGATTGGCACCGGCAGCCTGCAAACGCTGCTATCCGGGCAGTTGGAGGGTTTAAGTAAAATCAGCGGCAGCCTTAAGGAGTCCGCACATCCGCAGTGGAGTTTTTTTCAGTTTATTTTTATGAACAACAGCATCAAAGGCGTGCTCATCATCTTTTTGGGCGCTATTTTTGGCATACTGCCCGCATTGTTCTTATTGATTAATGGTGGCGTAATCGGCTACCTGATTCATATTTCGGCCATTCAAGGCATGAATTTGTTTGACCTTATCGTTAAAGGCCTTCTCCCCCACGGCATTATTGAAATTCCTGCCATCATCATTGCCTGCGCATTTGGCTTACAGTTTGGCTGGAATGTAATCTCCGATCTGTTCAGTTCAGCTGCTGCAAGAGAAAAGAGAAGCGGTGCGTGGCCGGCCTTTATGCGCCAAACCATAAGAGCCTCCATATGGATAGTGATACTATTATTCGTGGCAGCCATTATTGAGAGCACAATTACATTCTCACTTTTATCATAA
- the pdaB gene encoding polysaccharide deacetylase family sporulation protein PdaB: MNSFYVFSGKKIKRFIYIFAAALLAAGVVYVERGNITVFSETAPSAIYSVPTEKKLIALTFDISWGEKRPGPILKVLEDKKVDKATFFLSSPWSKTHPEIVTSIKDAGYEIGSHGHKHVNYSALSNEEIKTQITTAHTVLTELTGKEPNLIRMPNGDFDKRVLQVATDLGYKVIQWDTDSLDWKNIGVDNIVKRVTSKAHPGDIVLLHASDSCKQTHEALPQIIDNLRSQGYEFVTVSELISQGSADGKEVRDSAMLNDGLEDAAGM; the protein is encoded by the coding sequence ATGAATTCTTTTTATGTATTCAGCGGCAAAAAGATAAAACGGTTCATTTATATCTTTGCCGCTGCGCTTCTTGCTGCCGGTGTCGTCTATGTCGAGAGAGGCAATATTACCGTTTTTTCGGAAACGGCCCCTTCCGCCATATACAGTGTGCCGACGGAAAAGAAGCTCATCGCCTTAACGTTTGACATCAGCTGGGGAGAGAAACGGCCTGGACCGATTCTGAAGGTGCTCGAAGATAAAAAGGTAGATAAAGCGACCTTCTTCCTCTCATCCCCCTGGAGCAAGACACATCCCGAAATCGTTACAAGCATTAAAGACGCTGGCTACGAAATCGGCAGCCACGGCCACAAGCACGTGAACTACAGTGCCTTAAGCAATGAAGAAATAAAAACCCAAATCACTACTGCACATACTGTGCTGACTGAGCTGACCGGGAAAGAGCCAAATTTGATCCGGATGCCGAATGGGGATTTTGACAAACGGGTACTTCAGGTGGCAACCGACCTGGGCTACAAGGTTATTCAGTGGGATACTGACTCGCTGGATTGGAAAAACATCGGCGTGGACAATATCGTCAAACGAGTAACCAGCAAGGCGCATCCTGGTGATATTGTGCTTTTGCATGCCAGCGATTCCTGCAAGCAGACCCACGAGGCCCTTCCTCAGATTATTGATAATCTGCGCAGCCAAGGGTATGAATTTGTCACGGTCTCCGAACTAATCAGCCAGGGCAGTGCTGACGGCAAAGAAGTCCGGGATTCCGCCATGCTAAATGATGGCTTGGAGGATGCCGCCGGGATGTAA